The Euphorbia lathyris chromosome 3, ddEupLath1.1, whole genome shotgun sequence genome contains a region encoding:
- the LOC136223260 gene encoding uncharacterized protein, with protein MAGRLKEILKKYGKVAFVVHCSVSAASITGLYIAIKNNVDVESLFDRLHLPGISAKESDKQSQDGSATTETAADVEKKRNRAAELAASAGGAFTMALLCNKALFPIRVPITLAVTPPLAKFLARRGIIKSV; from the coding sequence ATGGCTGGTCGACTTAAAGAAATACTAAAGAAGTATGGAAAAGTAGCTTTTGTTGTTCATTGCTCTGTATCTGCAGCCTCAATTACTGGCCTCTACATTGCCATCAAGAACAACGTCGATGTTGAATCCCTTTTTGACAGGTTGCATCTTCCTGGAATCTCTGCCAAGGAATCTGATAAACAATCTCAGGACGGCTCTGCGACTACAGAGACGGCGGCGGATGTGGAAAAGAAGAGGAATCGAGCGGCTGAGCTTGCAGCCTCCGCTGGTGGTGCATTTACTATGGCTTTGCTCTGTAACAAGGCGCTGTTTCCTATACGAGTGCCCATAACCCTTGCAGTTACGCCTCCGCTGGCTAAATTCTTGGCTAGGAGAGGGATTATCAAGAGTGTATGA